In a genomic window of Streptomyces sp. SJL17-4:
- the lat gene encoding L-lysine 6-transaminase codes for MSQATLDYLRTHVTGDFADILVDVRASNGCWLVDERDGSRYLDMSMFYASAPLGHNHPGLHGDPALDEALLAASRMKPANPDFGTGEQIKFVTAFMKALAADDMPYVFFIDGGALAVENALKVAFDWKTQHNAARGIAVRGSRALHLQHAFHGRTGYTMSLTNTDPSKTRDFPVFDWPRIPSPAVNDMDRWDEPDLLDEELQALAAAGAAFHRYPDEIACFVFEPIQGEGGDRHLRPQFLTAMAELCRTHDALFVADEVQSGFGLTGDRWACDTLGLRPDLIAFGKKTQVCGVLGGRRVLEVENNAFRASSRLSSTWGGNLTDMVRATRILEVVEREGLFTAARTTGAYLLKSLRELAADIPELVSAPRGRGLMCAITLPDQEVRNRILARAYDKHGVIFLGSGERELRLRPPLSVSEVELATALEALRDVLKEESATEERS; via the coding sequence ATGAGCCAAGCCACGCTCGACTATCTCCGCACCCATGTCACCGGCGACTTCGCCGATATCCTCGTGGACGTCCGTGCCAGCAACGGCTGCTGGTTGGTGGACGAGCGGGACGGATCCCGCTACCTCGACATGTCGATGTTCTACGCGTCGGCTCCGCTGGGCCACAACCACCCCGGTCTGCACGGTGACCCGGCGCTCGACGAGGCTCTGCTCGCCGCCTCCCGCATGAAGCCGGCCAACCCCGACTTCGGCACCGGCGAGCAGATCAAGTTCGTCACCGCCTTCATGAAGGCCCTCGCCGCAGACGACATGCCGTACGTCTTCTTCATCGACGGCGGCGCGCTCGCCGTCGAGAACGCCCTGAAGGTCGCCTTCGACTGGAAGACCCAGCACAACGCGGCGCGCGGAATCGCGGTGCGCGGATCGCGCGCCCTGCACCTGCAGCACGCCTTCCACGGCCGCACCGGCTACACCATGTCGCTGACCAATACCGACCCGTCCAAGACCCGGGACTTCCCGGTCTTCGACTGGCCGCGCATCCCGAGCCCGGCCGTGAACGACATGGACCGCTGGGACGAGCCGGACCTCCTCGACGAGGAGTTGCAGGCGCTCGCCGCCGCCGGGGCCGCCTTCCACCGCTACCCCGACGAGATCGCCTGCTTCGTCTTCGAGCCCATCCAGGGCGAGGGGGGCGACCGTCATCTCCGCCCGCAGTTCCTGACCGCCATGGCCGAGCTGTGCCGTACCCACGACGCGCTCTTCGTCGCCGACGAGGTGCAGTCCGGCTTCGGCCTCACCGGGGACCGCTGGGCCTGCGACACCCTGGGCCTGCGGCCCGATCTGATCGCCTTCGGCAAGAAGACCCAGGTGTGCGGCGTCCTCGGAGGCCGGCGCGTCCTGGAGGTCGAGAACAACGCCTTCCGCGCATCGAGCCGCCTCAGCTCCACCTGGGGCGGCAACCTGACCGACATGGTCAGGGCCACCCGGATCCTGGAAGTCGTCGAGCGCGAGGGGCTCTTCACGGCAGCCCGTACCACCGGCGCGTATCTGCTCAAGAGTTTGCGCGAACTCGCCGCCGACATTCCGGAACTCGTCAGCGCCCCGCGCGGTCGCGGCCTGATGTGTGCCATCACCCTGCCGGACCAGGAGGTGCGCAACCGGATCCTCGCGCGGGCCTACGACAAGCACGGGGTGATCTTCCTCGGGTCCGGTGAGCGTGAACTGCGTCTGCGGCCGCCGCTGTCGGTATCGGAGGTCGAACTCGCCACCGCCCTGGAGGCGTTGCGCGACGTGCTCAAGGAAGAGTCCGCAACCGAGGAGCGCTCATGA
- a CDS encoding alpha/beta fold hydrolase, with product MTRITRPHPRPWASRRLVCLSFAGGGTVGFRPWARQLPVDIELRALCYPGRESRFGDQIVGGWQGLVDDCVTALQDEVRAPYVLYGHSMGALVAYEAARALQARGASSPESLVLSGHIAPQHWTGTRSAALADAPDEDLASWLEATGGVPRAVLADPDLRSLAVDLLRMDMAAYASYRYQPGERLRAPIHLMVGEAELSPLHEGWAELTEGPYSREVLPGGHFFTPRVWGALPRHMPVFASGAAAAAGVAG from the coding sequence ATGACCCGAATAACCCGGCCTCATCCGCGCCCCTGGGCGTCCCGCCGCCTGGTCTGCCTCAGCTTCGCGGGCGGGGGCACCGTCGGCTTCCGGCCCTGGGCCCGGCAGCTGCCGGTCGACATCGAGCTACGCGCCCTGTGCTACCCGGGCCGTGAATCCCGCTTCGGCGACCAGATCGTCGGCGGCTGGCAGGGCCTTGTCGACGACTGCGTGACGGCTCTCCAGGACGAGGTGCGCGCACCCTACGTGCTGTATGGCCACAGCATGGGTGCGCTGGTCGCCTACGAGGCGGCCCGCGCGCTCCAGGCGCGCGGTGCCTCAAGTCCGGAGAGCCTGGTCCTCTCCGGTCACATCGCCCCGCAGCACTGGACCGGTACCCGCTCGGCCGCCCTGGCCGATGCTCCGGACGAGGACCTGGCGTCCTGGCTGGAGGCCACGGGCGGAGTCCCGCGCGCCGTGCTCGCCGATCCGGATCTGCGGTCCCTCGCCGTCGACCTGCTGCGCATGGACATGGCTGCCTATGCCTCCTACCGGTACCAGCCCGGGGAGCGGCTGCGTGCCCCGATCCACCTCATGGTGGGCGAGGCCGAGCTGAGCCCCCTGCACGAGGGCTGGGCGGAGCTGACGGAGGGACCATACTCACGGGAGGTCCTGCCGGGCGGGCACTTCTTCACACCGCGGGTCTGGGGCGCGCTGCCACGCCACATGCCCGTCTTCGCCTCCGGGGCCGCCGCGGCGGCAGGGGTGGCCGGCTGA
- a CDS encoding MbtH family NRPS accessory protein translates to MSEATLYDVVRNDEEQYSLWDAERDLPAGWHREGTRGTREECVAHIDRIWTDIRPLSVRERHAQHA, encoded by the coding sequence ATGTCCGAGGCAACCCTCTACGACGTCGTCCGCAACGACGAGGAGCAGTACTCCCTGTGGGACGCCGAGCGTGACCTCCCCGCCGGCTGGCACCGGGAGGGAACCCGCGGCACCCGTGAGGAGTGCGTCGCGCACATCGACCGGATCTGGACGGACATCCGCCCGCTCAGCGTCCGCGAGCGCCATGCCCAGCACGCATGA
- a CDS encoding phospholipase, with the protein MRRRLSALAVSAASLTLTIGAAAVPASAVPADKPSVLSSWTQTDAGSYNAWAAARANQGAWSAYQFNWSTDYCSSSPDNPFGFPFQNSCARHDFGYRNYKEAGTFAANKARLDNALYADLKRVCAAYSGAKKTACDGTAWTYYQAVDKLGRSAVVDNGRAA; encoded by the coding sequence ATGCGTCGTCGACTTTCCGCTCTCGCCGTGAGTGCCGCCTCCCTCACCCTCACGATCGGAGCCGCTGCCGTACCGGCGTCCGCCGTACCGGCCGACAAGCCGAGCGTGCTCAGCAGCTGGACCCAGACGGACGCGGGCAGCTACAACGCCTGGGCCGCGGCCCGCGCCAACCAGGGCGCGTGGAGCGCGTACCAGTTCAACTGGTCCACCGACTACTGCTCCTCGTCCCCCGACAACCCCTTCGGCTTCCCCTTCCAGAACTCCTGCGCACGACACGACTTCGGCTACCGCAACTACAAGGAGGCGGGCACTTTCGCAGCGAACAAGGCGCGCCTCGACAACGCCTTGTACGCCGACCTGAAGAGGGTGTGCGCGGCGTACAGCGGCGCGAAGAAGACGGCGTGCGACGGGACGGCCTGGACGTACTACCAGGCGGTGGACAAGCTCGGCCGTTCCGCCGTCGTGGACAACGGGCGCGCCGCCTGA
- the ddaH gene encoding dimethylargininase yields the protein MRTARTRHYLMCRPTYFDVVYSINPWMDPSKPVDTGLAITQWENLREVYLSLGHTVDTIDPLPGLPDMVFAANGATVIDGRALVARFRDAQRIAEGPAYHDWLRDNGFADLRTAGVVNEGEGDYLLAGDWLLAGTGFRSDPRSHEEAQEFFGRPVIGLTLVDPDYYHLDTALTVLDERTIAYYPAAFSPGSIAVLRRLFPDAVIATAEDAAVFGLNAASDGSNVVLPNNATGLMEQLRARGFHPIGVDLSELLKAGGSVKCCTLELRTATA from the coding sequence ATGCGCACCGCCAGGACCCGGCACTACCTCATGTGCCGCCCCACCTACTTCGACGTGGTCTATTCCATCAACCCCTGGATGGACCCGTCGAAGCCCGTCGACACCGGACTGGCCATCACCCAGTGGGAGAACCTCCGCGAGGTCTATCTGAGCCTCGGGCACACTGTCGACACGATCGATCCCCTCCCCGGCCTGCCCGACATGGTTTTCGCCGCCAACGGCGCCACGGTGATCGACGGCCGGGCGCTCGTGGCGCGGTTCCGCGATGCCCAGCGCATCGCGGAGGGCCCCGCCTACCACGACTGGCTGCGCGACAACGGATTCGCCGACCTTCGCACCGCCGGCGTCGTCAACGAGGGCGAGGGCGACTACCTGCTGGCCGGGGACTGGCTGCTCGCCGGTACGGGTTTCCGCAGCGATCCGCGCTCGCACGAGGAGGCACAGGAGTTCTTCGGCCGCCCCGTCATAGGACTGACGCTCGTGGACCCGGACTACTACCACCTCGACACCGCGCTGACGGTGCTCGACGAGCGGACGATCGCGTACTATCCCGCCGCTTTCTCGCCAGGCAGCATCGCCGTGCTGCGGCGGTTGTTCCCCGACGCCGTCATCGCCACGGCCGAGGACGCGGCGGTCTTCGGGCTCAACGCGGCATCGGACGGCAGCAACGTGGTGCTGCCGAACAACGCCACAGGCCTGATGGAGCAGCTGCGCGCCCGGGGCTTCCACCCCATCGGCGTGGACCTCTCGGAGCTGCTCAAGGCCGGCGGCAGCGTCAAGTGCTGCACGCTGGAGCTGCGTACGGCCACCGCGTAA
- a CDS encoding cyclic peptide export ABC transporter: MKFLALLVSRSRATVIAALVAGLVSGAATVGLIAVLQRVLERLDDPGVRLIAAFAAAALTVLLAGAVSSVLLIRLAQRSIQELRMELCRRILDSGMRRIESIGPARLQSALTDDVQVITGAVSSVPLLSMNGAIVIGAFVYIGVLSLKMLLGMVVVLAVGLVLYQLPVRRAGAHLRRAREHQDVMHAHLESVTRGAKELKLDRERRAAVLDGGVGATGRLLVRDTTRGVSLYTVAGSWGQLLFLACIGIMLFAGPRFDIPADDLTGFTLAVIYINTPLVTVLNLIPAIGRAGTALRSLNALDLGDESELQVREPLGGERAAGAEVRLRGAVFHYDSGADDTDFRVGPIDADFAPGTITCLVGGNGSGKTTLAKMICGLYPPSGGEISLNGTPVVGDHIGELRQSVAGVFSDVHLFRTLPAHPDADGEANRLLAQLGMEGKVTVRGGEFSTIALSTGQRKRLALVCALLSERPVLLFDEWAADQDPEFREFFYTEVLPALRKQGKTVIAITHDDRFFDIADRILKLDRGKIVDPAAVAAPAAS, encoded by the coding sequence ATGAAGTTCCTCGCACTGCTCGTGAGCCGGTCACGGGCGACAGTGATCGCGGCGCTGGTCGCGGGACTGGTGTCCGGCGCCGCCACCGTAGGCCTGATCGCCGTGCTCCAGCGGGTCCTGGAGCGGCTCGACGACCCGGGTGTGCGGTTGATCGCCGCCTTCGCCGCGGCGGCGCTCACGGTGCTGCTCGCCGGGGCGGTCTCCTCCGTCCTCCTGATCCGGCTGGCGCAACGCTCCATCCAGGAACTGCGGATGGAACTGTGCCGCAGGATCCTGGACAGCGGGATGCGGCGGATCGAGAGCATCGGGCCCGCCCGGCTCCAGTCCGCCCTCACCGACGACGTACAAGTGATCACCGGCGCGGTCAGCAGCGTGCCCCTGCTGTCGATGAACGGCGCGATCGTGATCGGCGCCTTCGTGTACATCGGGGTGCTCTCGCTCAAGATGCTGCTCGGCATGGTCGTTGTGCTCGCCGTCGGCCTGGTGCTCTACCAGCTCCCGGTGCGCCGGGCCGGTGCCCATCTCCGCCGTGCCCGCGAGCACCAGGACGTCATGCACGCCCACTTGGAGAGCGTCACCCGCGGCGCCAAGGAGCTGAAGCTGGACCGCGAGCGCCGCGCCGCGGTCCTCGACGGCGGGGTCGGTGCCACCGGCAGGCTCCTGGTGCGGGACACCACCCGGGGCGTATCCCTGTACACCGTCGCGGGCTCCTGGGGGCAGTTGCTCTTTCTCGCCTGCATCGGCATCATGCTGTTCGCCGGTCCCCGCTTCGACATCCCCGCGGACGACCTGACCGGATTCACGCTGGCCGTCATCTACATCAACACGCCGCTGGTCACCGTGCTCAACCTGATCCCGGCGATCGGCCGGGCAGGAACAGCACTGCGTTCGCTCAACGCCCTCGACCTGGGCGACGAGAGCGAACTGCAGGTACGCGAACCGCTTGGAGGCGAGCGGGCCGCCGGTGCGGAAGTGCGGCTGCGCGGCGCGGTCTTCCACTACGACTCCGGCGCCGACGACACCGACTTCCGGGTCGGCCCGATCGACGCCGACTTCGCACCGGGCACCATCACCTGCCTGGTCGGCGGCAACGGCAGCGGCAAGACCACGCTGGCCAAGATGATCTGCGGGCTCTACCCGCCCAGCGGCGGCGAGATCAGCCTCAACGGCACGCCGGTGGTGGGGGACCACATCGGGGAGCTGCGGCAGAGCGTCGCCGGAGTCTTCTCCGACGTCCACCTCTTCCGCACCCTGCCGGCCCACCCGGACGCCGACGGCGAGGCCAACCGTCTGCTCGCCCAGCTCGGCATGGAAGGCAAGGTGACCGTGCGCGGCGGGGAGTTCTCCACCATCGCGCTCTCCACCGGCCAGCGTAAACGCCTCGCCCTGGTCTGCGCCCTGCTCTCCGAGCGGCCCGTGCTGCTCTTCGACGAGTGGGCCGCCGACCAGGACCCGGAGTTCCGGGAGTTCTTCTACACCGAAGTTCTGCCCGCCCTGCGCAAGCAGGGCAAGACAGTCATCGCCATCACCCATGACGACCGGTTCTTCGACATCGCCGACCGGATTCTCAAGCTCGACCGGGGCAAGATCGTCGACCCGGCGGCCGTGGCGGCACCCGCCGCCTCCTGA
- a CDS encoding FAD-binding oxidoreductase produces MGAAEPTSQLPSSAEVVIVGGGVMGTSIAFHLAEAGVRNVLLLERDALGSGSTSKAAGGVRSQFSDAVNIRLGARSLELFQDFGTRPGQEIDLHREGYLFLLTRAEDVAAFERNVAVQNELGVPSRMVDAAEARELSPLISTDGVLAAAYSPDDGYCTPESVVLGYATAARRLGARLVTGCRVTGMERGVTGSGATRVVTDRGTVTADTVVCAAGAWSAALGEMAGVDLPVVPYRRQILVTGPLPDAPSRIPMTIDFATSFYFHGEGPGVLLGMSDPDEAPGFDLSRSDSWLPRLSEAMSVRAPRLLDAEIATGWAGLYEVTPDHNALIGEAPGAGRFLYATGFSGHGFLQGPAVGEVIRDLYLGRRPFVDVSGLSAERFVHDVPRRELNCV; encoded by the coding sequence ATGGGGGCGGCAGAGCCCACATCGCAGCTCCCTTCCTCCGCGGAAGTGGTGATCGTCGGTGGTGGAGTCATGGGCACCAGCATCGCCTTCCACCTCGCGGAGGCCGGTGTCCGAAACGTCCTGCTGCTCGAACGGGACGCGTTGGGATCAGGGTCCACGAGCAAGGCCGCGGGCGGTGTCCGCAGCCAGTTCTCGGACGCCGTCAACATCCGGCTTGGAGCCCGGAGCCTGGAGTTGTTCCAGGACTTCGGCACCCGGCCGGGTCAGGAGATCGACCTGCACCGGGAGGGCTACCTCTTCCTGCTCACGCGAGCGGAGGACGTCGCCGCGTTCGAACGCAACGTGGCCGTGCAGAACGAGCTCGGCGTGCCCAGCCGCATGGTGGACGCCGCCGAGGCCCGCGAGCTGTCGCCGCTGATCTCCACGGACGGTGTGCTGGCCGCGGCGTACTCGCCCGACGACGGCTACTGCACACCGGAGTCGGTGGTGCTCGGGTACGCGACGGCCGCACGGCGACTCGGTGCCCGTCTGGTGACGGGGTGCCGTGTCACCGGCATGGAGCGCGGAGTGACCGGCTCCGGAGCCACCCGGGTCGTCACCGACCGCGGCACGGTCACGGCGGACACCGTGGTCTGCGCGGCCGGTGCCTGGTCGGCGGCGCTCGGCGAGATGGCCGGGGTCGACCTTCCCGTCGTGCCGTACCGGCGCCAGATCCTCGTCACCGGACCGCTGCCGGACGCGCCTTCGCGCATCCCCATGACGATCGACTTCGCGACCAGCTTCTACTTCCACGGAGAAGGGCCGGGTGTGCTGCTCGGCATGTCAGACCCCGACGAGGCCCCGGGGTTCGACCTGTCCCGTTCGGACAGCTGGCTTCCCCGGCTCTCCGAGGCCATGTCCGTCCGGGCTCCGCGGCTCCTCGATGCCGAGATCGCGACGGGATGGGCCGGTCTCTACGAAGTGACCCCCGACCACAACGCCCTCATCGGCGAAGCACCTGGAGCGGGGCGATTCCTGTACGCGACCGGATTCTCCGGCCACGGCTTCCTCCAGGGGCCGGCGGTGGGCGAGGTGATCCGCGATCTCTACCTGGGGCGGCGGCCGTTCGTCGACGTCTCGGGCCTCTCGGCGGAACGGTTCGTCCACGACGTGCCGCGAAGGGAACTCAACTGTGTCTGA